The genomic stretch GCGCGGGCAGCGGCGGGTGGTGCAGGACGACGACGGACCCGTGCTCGGACGGCTCGGCGAGCACGGTGCGCAGGTGCTCGAGGACCGACTCGCTCAGTTCGCCGTACCCGGCGCCCGGGACGCTCGTGTCGACGGTGACGATCCGCCGCCCGGCCACCAGGGACTGGCCCCGCACCGGGACGGACGGGTCGTGGTGCTCCATCGTGTGCATGAGCGGCTGGCCGCCCTCGCCGAGGACGTGCCCGTTGACCAGGACCTGCCGGAAGCCGGCGCGCTGGTCGTGGTTGCCCGGCACCGTGACGAACGCGGCGCCGTGCCGTTCCGCCCAGCCGCCGACCATGCGTCGGACCGTCTGGTAGGACTCGGGCGAGCCGTCCTCGGAGACGTCGCCGGAGATGACGACCAGGCCGACACCGGGCACGGCGTCGAGGTGCTCGAGCAGTGCACCGAGCGCCGCCGTCGTGTCGACCGTGCCCTGGTGGAGGGTGCCGTCGCCGGTCAGGTGCGTGTCCGACAGGTGCAGGATGCGGAGTGTTCCGGGAGCGGGGGTCTGCATGTCGCACACCGTAGCCGGGGCGTGCATCAGCGGGCTGTCGGCAGGGTTACCGTTGTCCGGTGATCGACCTGCGCTCCGACACCGTGACCCGTCCGACCCCGGCGATGCGCCGCGCGATGGCCGAGGCCGAGGTCGGCGACGACGTCTTCGGGGAGGAC from Curtobacterium sp. MCLR17_032 encodes the following:
- a CDS encoding metallophosphoesterase encodes the protein MQTPAPGTLRILHLSDTHLTGDGTLHQGTVDTTAALGALLEHLDAVPGVGLVVISGDVSEDGSPESYQTVRRMVGGWAERHGAAFVTVPGNHDQRAGFRQVLVNGHVLGEGGQPLMHTMEHHDPSVPVRGQSLVAGRRIVTVDTSVPGAGYGELSESVLEHLRTVLAEPSEHGSVVVLHHPPLPAPTSLHDALKLRNPEDLAEVLRGTDVRVVLGGHYHHHFAGSLAGVPVLVAPGVANDNDVAGPYEQETALVGTGALVVDLAADGSLWSTPVRLPRPDADQQALHLDAEASARIAQAFGPS